One genomic region from Clostridium saccharobutylicum DSM 13864 encodes:
- a CDS encoding DMT family transporter: MEGNRNNYKIGVLTGLGSAITWGIDTVLMAIILAMSPFSSEGVIVLAPILTACFHDAFSAVWTFIYLSLKKQLRPLIKAMKTRSGAVVALAAIMGGPVGMTGYVMAIQYIGPSYTAIISSLYPAFGAILAYLILKEKIGKKGWIGLFVAILGIVLIGYSPNESGISIVGFIWALVCAIGWGSESVICAIGMKADEVSAESALQIRQLTSGIVYSALIVPMVGGIGMSIEALRTNSVWYLIAVALSGTASYLFYYQSIDKIGATKAMGLNSTNTVFAIIFDVLINGTQLSLKTIICSLMVMGGVYLMAKVSEEEIKETSEFA; this comes from the coding sequence ATGGAAGGTAATAGAAATAATTATAAGATAGGCGTATTAACGGGATTAGGTTCAGCAATAACTTGGGGAATAGATACAGTTTTGATGGCAATAATACTTGCTATGAGTCCATTTTCATCAGAAGGTGTAATAGTTTTAGCACCAATTTTAACAGCATGCTTTCATGATGCATTTTCAGCAGTATGGACATTTATATATCTTTCATTAAAAAAGCAATTAAGACCATTAATTAAAGCTATGAAAACTAGGAGTGGTGCGGTGGTTGCATTAGCAGCAATTATGGGGGGGCCAGTTGGGATGACGGGATATGTAATGGCAATTCAATATATTGGACCATCTTATACAGCTATAATATCATCATTATATCCAGCATTTGGAGCAATTTTAGCATATTTGATACTAAAAGAGAAGATAGGTAAAAAGGGATGGATAGGATTATTCGTTGCAATTTTAGGGATAGTGCTAATTGGATATTCACCAAATGAATCTGGAATTAGTATTGTAGGATTTATATGGGCTTTAGTTTGTGCAATAGGATGGGGAAGTGAATCTGTTATATGTGCAATTGGAATGAAAGCTGATGAAGTATCTGCAGAGTCTGCACTTCAAATAAGACAGTTAACATCAGGTATTGTTTATTCTGCTTTAATAGTTCCTATGGTAGGTGGAATTGGAATGAGTATTGAAGCTTTAAGAACAAATTCAGTTTGGTATCTTATAGCAGTTGCTTTATCAGGAACGGCATCATATTTGTTCTATTATCAATCAATTGATAAAATTGGAGCAACAAAAGCTATGGGATTAAACTCAACAAATACTGTTTTTGCAATAATATTCGATGTATTAATAAATGGAACTCAATTAAGTTTAAAAACAATTATATGCAGCTTAATGGTTATGGGTGGAGTATATTTGATGGCAAAAGTTTCAGAAGAAGAAATTAAAGAAACTTCTGAATTTGCATAA
- a CDS encoding zf-TFIIB domain-containing protein: MNWFKKFMYGRYGVDELSIALLILSIILIFISEMLSKYLYAFGLIAYIPILLYAFRTFSKNIYKRQQENGKYLRMKNALIVWLKQKQVRAKELKTHKYFKCPNCKQTLRVPRRKGKITITCPKCKNKFKGKS, translated from the coding sequence ATGAATTGGTTTAAGAAATTTATGTATGGAAGATATGGTGTGGATGAATTATCCATAGCATTGCTTATTTTATCGATTATATTAATATTTATAAGTGAAATGTTATCTAAATATTTGTATGCATTTGGACTTATTGCATATATACCAATATTATTATACGCATTTAGAACATTTTCTAAAAACATATATAAGCGTCAGCAAGAAAATGGTAAATATTTAAGAATGAAAAATGCACTAATTGTATGGCTTAAACAAAAACAAGTAAGAGCTAAGGAATTAAAAACTCATAAGTATTTTAAATGTCCAAATTGCAAGCAAACACTTAGAGTACCAAGAAGAAAAGGAAAGATTACAATTACTTGTCCAAAGTGCAAAAATAAATTTAAAGGAAAATCATAA
- a CDS encoding NTP transferase domain-containing protein: protein MLEDKLEVLKTLNDNFNINQRELAKKTNMSLGKVNALLKDFTTEGFIDRITNNRGTLYKVTEKGMKFLEENIAYAKSTRLKLHEEEKKIVRQAVILAAGRAEDFGKPVGMLEIQDFKLIDRTLSILKENGISRIVIVTGYKSELYEEYFKNSKNVTLVNSDIYKWTGTMHSLSLAKDYIDDDFLLIENDLIFEGRAIKELVESENRDCILFTNESGSGDEAFVEIRDNHLFKMSKDIHQFNRIDGEMIGLTKISYKLYQMMLEEFKENVNPYLNYEYVLLDVARNYNIGFVKIDDLAWGDADTIKEYEKIKNHLYPTIRRRELSYEINNIKSIVCEALKVEEGDITEVTPAGGMTNKNYRICVKGIRYILRVAGAGTSQMINRNTEMFNSAIASEKGYNVEVPYFNLETGVKISKFIENAETLTHRSIKKEDNLKQVTTILRSLHECKDFHMDNEFNAFRELEKYEKILRSDNGEFFEDYNEVREKVMGLEEELRKCNRVFVPSHNDLVSENFVKDTEGRIYLIDWEYSGINDDMWDLAALSLENEFSQDDIDLMFRLYFNGKEADENSRRRLLIHQICQDTLWAVWTLIKEAEGDDFGTYGIDRYNRAKEYLMKL, encoded by the coding sequence ATGTTAGAAGATAAATTAGAAGTATTAAAAACACTAAATGATAATTTTAATATTAATCAAAGGGAATTAGCAAAAAAAACTAACATGTCTCTTGGTAAAGTTAATGCTTTATTAAAGGATTTTACTACAGAGGGATTTATAGATAGGATTACAAATAATAGAGGAACATTATACAAAGTAACTGAGAAGGGAATGAAATTTTTAGAAGAGAATATTGCGTATGCAAAGAGTACTAGATTAAAGCTTCATGAGGAAGAGAAAAAGATAGTAAGGCAAGCTGTAATATTAGCAGCAGGTAGAGCTGAAGATTTTGGAAAGCCTGTAGGTATGCTTGAAATTCAAGACTTTAAATTGATAGATAGAACTCTTAGCATATTAAAAGAAAATGGAATAAGCAGGATTGTTATAGTAACAGGATATAAAAGTGAATTATATGAAGAATATTTTAAAAATAGTAAGAATGTAACTTTAGTAAATAGTGATATTTATAAATGGACAGGAACAATGCATTCATTATCTTTAGCTAAGGATTATATTGATGATGATTTCTTGCTTATTGAAAATGATTTGATATTTGAAGGTAGAGCAATTAAAGAATTAGTTGAAAGTGAAAATAGGGATTGTATACTTTTTACAAATGAGAGTGGATCTGGAGATGAAGCTTTTGTTGAAATAAGAGATAATCATTTATTTAAGATGTCTAAAGATATTCATCAATTTAATAGAATTGATGGTGAAATGATTGGACTTACTAAAATTTCTTATAAATTGTATCAAATGATGCTTGAGGAATTCAAGGAAAATGTTAATCCGTATTTAAATTATGAATATGTACTATTAGATGTAGCTAGAAATTATAATATTGGATTTGTTAAGATAGATGATCTTGCATGGGGAGATGCTGATACAATAAAAGAATATGAAAAGATTAAAAATCATCTTTATCCAACAATTAGAAGAAGAGAGCTTAGTTATGAAATAAACAATATAAAATCTATTGTATGTGAAGCATTAAAAGTAGAAGAGGGAGATATTACAGAAGTTACGCCAGCCGGTGGTATGACTAATAAAAATTATAGGATATGTGTTAAAGGAATTAGATATATTTTAAGGGTTGCAGGTGCGGGCACTAGTCAAATGATAAATAGAAATACAGAGATGTTTAATTCTGCAATTGCTTCGGAAAAAGGATATAATGTAGAAGTTCCATATTTCAATCTTGAAACTGGAGTTAAGATATCTAAATTTATAGAAAATGCAGAAACTTTAACTCATAGAAGTATTAAGAAAGAAGATAATTTAAAGCAGGTTACTACTATTTTAAGAAGTCTGCATGAGTGCAAGGATTTTCATATGGATAATGAGTTTAATGCATTTAGGGAACTTGAAAAGTATGAAAAAATATTAAGAAGTGATAACGGTGAATTTTTCGAAGATTATAATGAAGTTAGAGAAAAGGTAATGGGGCTTGAGGAAGAATTAAGAAAATGTAATAGAGTATTTGTTCCATCACATAATGATTTAGTTTCAGAAAACTTTGTTAAGGACACTGAAGGCAGAATATATTTAATTGATTGGGAGTATAGCGGTATTAATGATGATATGTGGGATTTAGCAGCACTATCTTTAGAAAATGAATTTTCACAAGATGATATTGATTTAATGTTTAGATTATATTTCAATGGAAAAGAAGCAGATGAAAACTCAAGAAGAAGACTATTAATCCATCAAATTTGTCAGGATACTTTATGGGCAGTATGGACATTAATTAAAGAGGCTGAAGGAGATGACTTCGGTACTTATGGAATTGACAGATATAATAGAGCTAAAGAATATTTAATGAAATTATAA
- a CDS encoding oligosaccharide flippase family protein, with protein sequence MSKSISRNAIFNSILNLFNILLPILVIPSVSRAIGNELYGYMGYGDSLNNYFSIFASFGIYTYGLREISRVRDDKIKLRQTFTSLFVLTTITNILATLAYMAFVLFSYKGQPYLYTCIILGLNLAFNLFYVEWVNQALENYDFITIKTMIIRIVSCIIIIFLVRSKENYLFYLYVIVITNFLNNIVSFIYIKKRIKFDFSNLCFKKHLKPMIYAVILSNVGVLYTQLDKFMIKASNGTTDVGYYYMAQRIINMINTLLLTLVTVTMPRLSNYLGNDSQDKYLVLLKRVAKIYFIILFPASIGLMCLSNEVIGIFGGGEYLSVIPAMEVFSIYMLSLGIQNIISNQIIYLYQREKDDSILIFIGGIINLILKFILIFIGHFTIVTAIGTTLIANIIVIGLQYRLVKRVIKLNINLFNFNNMKYLVYSLIFIPITILIKSLTHNIIYICIIDVTFCSLFYIGALIITKDDVFFEMIGKVKAKLIRS encoded by the coding sequence ATGTCTAAATCAATTTCAAGAAACGCAATATTTAATTCAATATTAAACTTATTTAATATACTGCTACCAATATTAGTAATTCCAAGTGTATCTAGAGCGATAGGAAATGAGCTATATGGATATATGGGATATGGAGATTCCTTAAATAACTATTTTTCTATCTTTGCAAGCTTTGGTATATATACATATGGACTAAGAGAAATTAGCAGAGTACGTGATGATAAGATTAAACTCAGACAGACATTTACAAGCTTATTTGTTTTAACAACAATAACAAATATTTTAGCAACATTAGCATATATGGCATTTGTATTATTTTCCTATAAAGGTCAGCCTTATCTTTACACATGTATAATTCTTGGATTAAATTTAGCCTTTAATCTTTTTTATGTAGAATGGGTTAACCAAGCTTTAGAGAATTATGACTTTATTACTATTAAGACTATGATAATCAGAATTGTAAGTTGTATTATAATTATATTTTTGGTAAGAAGCAAAGAAAACTATCTATTTTATCTATATGTTATAGTAATAACTAATTTTTTAAATAATATAGTGAGTTTTATTTATATAAAGAAAAGAATAAAATTTGATTTTTCTAATTTATGCTTTAAAAAACATCTAAAACCAATGATTTATGCTGTAATACTTTCTAATGTAGGTGTATTATATACACAACTTGATAAATTTATGATAAAAGCCAGTAATGGAACAACTGATGTAGGATATTATTATATGGCGCAACGAATAATTAATATGATAAATACACTATTGCTTACACTAGTTACTGTTACTATGCCAAGATTATCAAATTATTTAGGAAATGATTCACAAGATAAATATTTAGTACTTCTAAAAAGAGTCGCAAAAATATATTTTATAATTTTATTCCCTGCATCTATCGGATTAATGTGTTTATCAAATGAAGTGATTGGAATATTTGGTGGAGGTGAGTATTTATCAGTAATTCCCGCAATGGAAGTATTTTCGATTTACATGTTAAGTTTAGGTATACAAAATATTATCTCTAATCAAATAATTTATTTATATCAAAGAGAAAAAGATGATTCAATATTAATATTTATAGGTGGAATTATAAATTTAATATTGAAATTTATACTAATATTCATAGGACATTTTACAATTGTAACCGCTATAGGTACAACTTTAATAGCAAATATAATAGTTATTGGATTGCAGTATAGACTTGTAAAAAGAGTAATAAAATTAAATATAAATTTATTTAATTTTAATAACATGAAATATCTAGTATATTCACTAATATTTATTCCAATAACTATTTTAATAAAAAGTCTTACTCATAATATAATATATATATGTATTATAGATGTTACTTTTTGTAGCTTATTTTATATAGGTGCTCTTATTATTACAAAAGATGATGTATTTTTTGAAATGATAGGTAAAGTAAAGGCAAAATTAATTAGAAGTTAA
- a CDS encoding sugar phosphate nucleotidyltransferase: MRAILMAAGMGTRLRPLTLTTPKSLIEVNGMSLLERQIINLRERGIDEIIVLTGYLHEKFDEIVKKYNLIKVVNDKYDVYNNIYTMYLVREYLKDAFVIDADNYITRNFLPTSKPETSVYYSACKENIINEWILRYDQDGRIHGVDIGKNGDEPSYIMSGASFWTEEDGKLIAQKVEEAVNLGDFKDMYWDSIAVDNLDNMNVKIEKIQSNDIFEIDSLEDLEYLKRSLNIK, from the coding sequence ATGAGAGCAATTTTAATGGCTGCCGGGATGGGCACTAGACTTAGACCATTAACATTAACTACTCCAAAGTCTTTGATAGAAGTTAATGGTATGTCTTTACTTGAGAGACAAATTATCAATTTAAGAGAAAGAGGAATTGATGAAATTATAGTCTTAACTGGATATTTACATGAAAAGTTTGATGAAATAGTTAAAAAATATAACTTAATTAAGGTTGTTAATGATAAATATGATGTGTATAACAATATTTATACTATGTATTTAGTTAGAGAATATTTAAAAGATGCATTTGTAATTGATGCAGATAATTATATTACAAGAAATTTCTTGCCTACTAGCAAGCCAGAAACATCAGTATATTACTCAGCATGCAAAGAAAATATAATCAATGAATGGATTTTAAGGTATGACCAGGATGGAAGAATTCATGGAGTTGATATTGGAAAAAATGGAGATGAACCTAGCTATATTATGTCGGGTGCATCATTTTGGACTGAGGAAGATGGAAAATTAATAGCTCAAAAAGTTGAGGAAGCTGTTAATTTAGGAGATTTCAAAGATATGTATTGGGATAGCATTGCAGTAGATAATTTGGATAATATGAATGTAAAAATTGAAAAAATACAATCAAATGATATTTTTGAAATAGATTCTCTTGAAGATTTAGAATACTTAAAGAGAAGTCTTAACATTAAATAA
- a CDS encoding N-acetylmuramoyl-L-alanine amidase family protein produces MNKLHKRFIAMLVIFTSLISFLPVKFGGQVAKADEGTDIQVSADGSTTPLPSTVDTSTSKNEVIYTSENTEGGFSITASDVRTTQEKLTQLAKDTQSSQTGIISQEVQIVSINGIQSSGVGTDSDPNFSSVGIKDTDYANPLSTSEKRVGRTILNLPLGVNKIVYRIKITKLTMNCEMVDSGKVDSSGNPIKVANVTKGIQEDINHADGNLTIEHANNYVIDKIKPMVFNAYIKSQDVDNESTIENNTRPFLYSTTAKPDSKMPLRYTYDVPDSTSILTYDMTLDSSLVLDGAKIYKNGNYDSSATITNSEGHGKLHGSLSRIGNSDTILIKLDPSAVSGNGNKADPAIQKSYAIEIRYKTMNATKDYSIYDNAGITKLNYNEEADVPAYIGKKFTVGTINDTDSTPVYTGQITIDKRAEMISLDPALVRSRKTVAYKLTNHYKDTDDANEKILNSELKNGKQYINFAAGSLSNTLYLDVYEGDGQSRTGNLLARYVLNVINPSSTDTSNLSLLLDDGNAELTQPGVKSNKIAFSQSRRTYDLYAGDTVNVKLQGTSSKNEYIKVWLADEIDSNNLTEADASKANTFNQSSGIRSDSLNVSVGKSKKMIVQAYYDKYTEQTDSNGNKKKVLVGSYPVGDKYYFYLPKNFNSSDNTNNNTDKSSDALLSSLKIKGATLTDSNGNSGFSSSTDSYNVSVDKDCTSVSLTATSEDQNAKSIVATVSGSEDSSNLVSGESTDLTLNSSGTTNINIVVTAQDGTTTKAYSIIVKNSTKSSNDKLKNVILSTGDYTFDSSEDTTKVRVDLNATSIKVTPVVEDPNSTVTVNGQKYSNDPINVSLKGAQKTDIEITVKSEDGKSTQTYTLEVTRTDSSNNNTDNGSDEQDQFYDDISDCWVDLNKYDEWGKVNDKPVYFDKKHKQVKNQWVQTKGEWYYLNNVGYRASGWKVDTDAGKTYYLSPVTGKLMTGWMNLDNNWYYMGGNGVMHKGWLYLNGKWYYFAPNGQMVVNQSMYIDGKMYKFAVDGSVIF; encoded by the coding sequence ATGAATAAATTGCACAAAAGATTTATAGCTATGCTTGTTATTTTCACAAGTTTAATATCTTTTTTGCCAGTAAAATTCGGAGGGCAGGTAGCTAAGGCAGATGAAGGAACAGATATACAAGTAAGTGCTGATGGAAGTACAACTCCACTGCCATCAACTGTAGATACTAGTACTAGTAAAAATGAAGTTATTTATACTAGTGAGAATACAGAAGGTGGATTTAGTATAACAGCTTCAGATGTTAGAACAACTCAAGAGAAGTTAACACAATTGGCAAAAGATACCCAAAGTTCACAAACGGGTATTATAAGTCAGGAAGTACAAATAGTATCTATAAATGGAATACAGAGTAGTGGTGTTGGTACTGATTCAGATCCAAATTTCAGTAGTGTAGGTATAAAAGATACTGACTATGCAAATCCATTATCAACAAGTGAAAAAAGAGTTGGTAGAACAATACTCAACCTACCGCTTGGAGTAAATAAAATTGTATATCGTATTAAAATAACTAAATTAACAATGAATTGTGAAATGGTTGATAGTGGAAAAGTTGATTCAAGTGGAAATCCTATAAAAGTAGCAAATGTAACAAAAGGGATTCAAGAGGATATAAATCATGCAGATGGGAATTTGACAATTGAACATGCAAATAATTACGTAATAGATAAAATAAAGCCAATGGTTTTTAACGCGTATATTAAATCTCAAGATGTTGATAACGAGAGTACAATAGAAAACAATACACGTCCGTTTTTATATTCAACAACAGCAAAACCAGATTCTAAAATGCCACTTAGATATACATATGATGTGCCAGATTCAACTTCAATATTAACTTATGATATGACTTTAGATAGTTCATTAGTTTTGGATGGTGCCAAGATATATAAAAATGGTAATTATGATTCTAGTGCTACTATTACAAATAGTGAAGGTCATGGTAAATTACATGGTAGTTTAAGTAGAATTGGAAACTCAGATACAATTTTAATAAAATTAGATCCTTCAGCAGTTAGTGGTAATGGAAATAAAGCGGATCCAGCAATTCAAAAATCTTATGCTATAGAAATTAGATATAAAACAATGAATGCTACAAAGGACTATAGTATATATGATAATGCTGGAATAACAAAACTTAATTATAATGAAGAAGCAGATGTACCAGCGTATATAGGTAAAAAATTTACTGTAGGTACAATTAATGATACAGATAGCACACCTGTTTATACTGGTCAAATAACTATAGATAAAAGGGCAGAAATGATTAGTTTAGATCCTGCTTTAGTAAGAAGTAGAAAGACTGTAGCGTATAAGTTAACTAACCACTATAAAGATACCGATGATGCAAATGAAAAGATTTTAAATTCAGAACTGAAAAATGGAAAACAATATATTAATTTTGCAGCAGGTTCTTTAAGTAATACTTTGTACCTTGATGTGTATGAAGGCGATGGACAAAGTAGAACAGGGAATCTTTTAGCAAGATATGTATTAAATGTTATAAATCCTTCAAGTACAGATACTTCTAATTTAAGTTTACTTTTAGATGACGGAAATGCAGAATTAACGCAGCCAGGTGTAAAATCTAATAAAATAGCATTTAGTCAAAGTAGACGTACTTATGATTTATATGCAGGTGATACTGTTAATGTAAAGCTTCAAGGAACTAGTAGTAAAAATGAATACATAAAAGTTTGGCTTGCTGATGAAATTGATAGTAATAATCTTACAGAGGCAGATGCATCTAAGGCAAATACATTTAATCAAAGTAGTGGGATTAGAAGCGATAGTCTTAATGTAAGTGTTGGAAAATCAAAGAAAATGATTGTGCAGGCTTATTATGATAAGTATACTGAACAAACCGATTCAAATGGAAATAAAAAGAAGGTTTTAGTAGGAAGTTATCCTGTAGGAGATAAATATTATTTCTATTTACCTAAGAATTTTAATTCAAGTGATAATACTAATAACAATACTGATAAATCATCAGATGCTTTATTAAGTTCGCTAAAGATAAAAGGTGCAACTTTAACAGATTCTAATGGGAATTCAGGATTTTCAAGTAGTACTGATAGCTATAATGTTTCAGTAGATAAGGATTGTACAAGTGTTAGTTTAACTGCAACATCAGAAGATCAAAATGCTAAATCAATAGTTGCAACTGTTAGTGGTTCTGAGGATTCTTCTAATTTGGTTTCAGGAGAATCAACTGATCTTACATTGAATTCAAGTGGTACAACCAACATAAATATAGTTGTTACTGCTCAAGATGGTACTACAACTAAAGCTTATAGTATTATAGTAAAAAATAGTACCAAAAGTAGTAATGATAAATTGAAAAATGTAATTCTTAGTACAGGTGATTATACTTTTGATTCTTCAGAAGATACAACTAAGGTTCGAGTAGATCTTAATGCAACTAGTATTAAGGTAACGCCAGTAGTAGAAGATCCAAACTCAACTGTAACTGTAAATGGTCAAAAATATTCTAACGATCCAATAAATGTTAGTCTTAAGGGAGCTCAAAAAACTGATATTGAGATAACAGTCAAATCAGAAGATGGTAAGAGTACACAAACTTATACTTTAGAAGTTACTAGAACGGATTCATCAAATAATAATACTGATAATGGTAGTGATGAACAAGATCAATTTTATGATGATATTAGCGATTGCTGGGTGGATTTAAATAAGTATGATGAATGGGGAAAAGTAAATGACAAACCTGTTTATTTTGACAAAAAACACAAGCAAGTTAAAAATCAATGGGTTCAAACTAAAGGTGAATGGTATTATTTAAATAATGTAGGATATAGAGCATCAGGATGGAAAGTTGATACTGATGCTGGAAAAACTTATTATTTAAGTCCAGTTACAGGAAAGCTAATGACTGGATGGATGAACTTAGATAATAATTGGTACTATATGGGCGGAAATGGTGTAATGCACAAAGGTTGGTTGTATTTAAATGGCAAATGGTATTATTTTGCTCCAAATGGACAAATGGTAGTAAATCAATCAATGTATATTGATGGAAAAATGTATAAATTTGCAGTAGATGGATCTGTTATATTTTAA
- a CDS encoding NAD(P)H-dependent oxidoreductase has translation MKISIIYGTTTKDNTYNCVKLLLKKIKLNADISVTEFFISDDLSYLYSGSVSCFINAQHKSHHRNNIYDIINVLDQSDLIILASPVCSCDVSVQMKLFLNNLLCNLQNYEFNSKMADKVGIVVSTTPGAGLNNTLRTLQKCLKSLGIKKILRFSKTLYELDWLDINFRNKRKLNNKTSKLAYRATKLTTNTSFKRDYIFTCKTFLHLISTENKKAENIINFPNQRSNKYSNTKIYL, from the coding sequence ATGAAAATATCAATTATTTATGGAACTACTACCAAAGACAATACTTATAATTGTGTTAAACTTTTATTGAAAAAAATTAAATTAAATGCAGATATATCTGTTACAGAATTTTTTATATCTGATGATTTATCTTATTTGTACTCAGGTTCTGTTTCATGTTTTATAAATGCTCAACATAAATCTCATCATCGTAATAATATATATGATATAATTAACGTCCTAGATCAATCCGATCTAATTATTTTAGCTTCTCCAGTATGCTCCTGTGATGTAAGTGTTCAAATGAAATTATTTTTAAATAATTTACTATGTAATCTACAAAATTATGAATTCAACTCAAAAATGGCAGATAAAGTTGGTATTGTTGTCTCAACAACTCCAGGTGCTGGACTAAATAATACTTTAAGAACTTTGCAGAAATGTTTAAAATCATTGGGGATAAAAAAAATTCTAAGATTCTCAAAAACTCTTTATGAATTAGATTGGTTGGACATAAATTTTAGAAATAAAAGAAAATTAAACAATAAGACTTCTAAGCTTGCTTATAGAGCAACAAAATTAACTACTAATACTTCTTTCAAAAGAGATTACATTTTTACATGCAAAACTTTTCTACACTTAATCAGTACTGAAAATAAAAAAGCTGAAAATATAATAAACTTTCCTAATCAAAGAAGTAACAAATACTCTAATACAAAGATATATTTATAA